Part of the Actinomycetota bacterium genome is shown below.
GTCATTAATATAAAAATAAAGTTCATCTTCGCTATTTTTCATATAGCTGTAGTGGAGCAGCTGGGGGAAAAAATTATATACAGACTCTTTTCTTAACTTGGCTAAACTGCTTACTGTATGGGGATAAAAATTTTTGTTTTCCTGCTTAAAATAAGTTATGTCATCTGAGATTATATTCCCTCCATTAACCACCATGGAAAAGGCCGAAGTGGATTTACCGCCGCCACTGATCCCGGTAAATAGTATGGAGCTGTCCTTAATATAAGCACAAGCAGAATGGGCTCGCTTAAATCCAAAATTATCCAATAGCAGGCCCAGGGGGTTTAGGAAAAACAGTAATACATTGTAATAGGGAAAATTAAAAACTTGGGAGCTTAAATTAATATGGAGGGCATTATGGTTATAATCAATAAGTACTGAGGCAATTTTGTGGTAATGATAATAAATTTTCTGGCTGTATTCATAGATATCTACCTTCACTTCCCTGTCTACGAGCAATGTATATGATCTTACCTGTTGCGGCTGGCCGGAAGGATAAGTAAAAATGCCGCTGCCAGTTTTATTTACATATACATTGATATGGCAATCTTTTTGATTCCCGTTATAGTCAGCATAAAAATATTGCTTTATATGTGCTTTAAACTCTAAGGCATTACCTTGCACATTGATTCTTATTCCATTCCAGTTATACATATTAAACCTCAATCATGACTGAGAACTTACTTAAATAATCCCTATCTTCATTAAAGGGCAAACCATCTATTTCCAGCCAGCTGTGTCCTTTGAGCCGGCTATCTTCCTTGGCCACCCCCGTAACCAGCCTGGCCTGGATATTATGCTTAAGGCACATCTGGTATAGTACCATGCTTCTAATCATACAAGGATTAGGATCCTTGAATACCTTAACCAGGTAGAAACTGGCCGCTTTATAAAATTTGTAGAGTTTTCGCATAAATGCCTGG
Proteins encoded:
- a CDS encoding lasso peptide biosynthesis B2 protein yields the protein MQYKSFNLPVDLYILLIVPFKIISARRKVNKIGFSTLLNQWETGSGTNKPDQAFMRKLYKFYKAASFYLVKVFKDPNPCMIRSMVLYQMCLKHNIQARLVTGVAKEDSRLKGHSWLEIDGLPFNEDRDYLSKFSVMIEV